Proteins from one Parasteatoda tepidariorum isolate YZ-2023 chromosome 4, CAS_Ptep_4.0, whole genome shotgun sequence genomic window:
- the LOC107454695 gene encoding breast cancer anti-estrogen resistance protein 1 isoform X1: protein MFNSTRACNCLAKALYDNVAEAPDELAFRKGDILTVLEQNTNSLEGWWLCSLRGRQGIVPGNRLRLLPGMYDSTGLGTDNSLSLRRSWASNPNKVITPQKIGGVYLYDVPPGTKLTEKTPIPRYSPSGSYDIPLSSKPILNEAYDEPRPHNVRPPPIPTVYDSPKTNVPVSANEPVVANDPISDQISTYDVPKPSDKDLQPSHIITISDNYDVPPSLCKNSPSLYDGRAFSRSSNSTSGSSSFRSPSGSHSSIETLSLSSVGGGSNRSSLEQHPNDVYDIPPEPQPVLRLPHQSSLSQETYDVPSNNMPAQIIDPKQMKTPVVLDGVYDIPPQAMRDTCPVPKTDVVDSCCQITVAANKPSEEKEFVSIVPECAEMLLDRESAVELLMKHHQEVQSSISKLFSFVSTTWRKYENMNNKLPEIQVTCHKLQSSIVDLFNFFQGALANSAHAADKSLCFKLNKLVSPIKESCTTIKTCVQALDDKGWIASNLSYSEESYTPDELDMLVSCARNLVEDVRQVTSLIQGNSTLLFKSEQSTCEKSKPPVAPKPNIKAKPPISAKPGTKLQQRPLPPTPQNNALKSQLSGEYFNEYDYVNLESKETVEKENESIKATLSKEMSQNFDELVKQSEVLVVSHTEVVLDKVSPLDPKDVQLLSFYSVQLETHITHLTKAIDAFLMTIKNNQPPKVFVGHSKFIIIGAHKLVYIGDTVHRNLSNSELKTQVMQNSNSLCDSLKTLVVSTKKAAADFPSVVAVQEMVDSVVDVSHLANNLKLSIVQAS, encoded by the exons AACTGTCTTGCAAAAGCTCTTTATGACAATGTGGCTGAAGCTCCAGATGAGCTTGCATTCCGAAAAGGTGATATCCTCACCGTCTTAGAACAGAACACCAACAGCTTGGAAGGATGGTGGCTGTGTTCCCTACGTGGAAGGCAGGGGATTGTGCCTGGAAATCGACTCAGGTTACTACCTGGCATGTATGACTCAACAGGACTTGGCACAGATAATTCACTTTCTCTGCGTAGAAGCTGGGCATCAAATCCCAATAAG gtTATTACCCCACAAAAGATTGGCGGTGTTTACTTATACGATGTTCCTCCTGGAACGAAATTAACCGAAAAGACTCCAATTCCACGCTACAGCCCTTCAG GAAGCTACGACATTCCTCTGAGCtcaaaaccaattttaaatgaagcataTGATGAACCAAGGCCTCATAATGTAAGACCACCACCCATTCCGACTGTTTATGATTCACCCAAAACAAATGTGCCTGTTTCTGCTAACGAACCTGTTGTAGCAAACGATCCAATCTCGGATCAAATTAGCACTTACGATGTTCCCAAGCCTTCAGATAAAGATTTGCAACCTTCTCATATTATAACTATATCCGACAATTATGATGTTCCCCCTTCTCTTTGTAAAAACAGCCCATCATTGTATGATGGGAGGGCATTCAGTCGCTCCAGCAACTCGACATCGGGCAGCTCGTCTTTCCGGTCACCCTCTGGGAGTCATTCCAGTATAGAGACTTTGTCGCTTTCAAGTGTGGGTGGAGGATCAAACAGATCCAGTCTGGAGCAGCATCCGAATGACGTGTACGATATTCCCCCTGAGCCGCAACCTGTGCTCCGTTTGCCTCATCAAAGTTCTTTATCACAAGAGACCTATGATGTACCGTCAAATAATATGCCTGCACAAATAATTGACccaaaacaaatgaaaaccCCAGTTGTCCTTGATGGTGTATACGACATACCACCTCAAGCAATGCGAGACACGTGCCCTGTACCCAAGACAGATGTTGTTGATTCTTGTTGTCAGATTACTGTCGCTGCAAATAAACCTTCTGAAGAGAAAGAATTTGTAAGCATCGTTCCAGAATGTGCAGAAATGCTATTGGATCGTGAATCGGCTGTGGAACTCCTCATGAAACATCATCAAGAAGTTCAAAGCTCGATTTCGAAGCTTTTCAGCTTTGTGAGTACAACTTGGCGAAAATATGAaaacatgaataataaattacccGAGATCCAAGTCACCTGTCACAAACTCCAAAGCTCTATAGTagatttgttcaattttttccaGGGTGCTTTAGCAAATTCTGCCCACGCTGCTGATAAGTCTCTTtgcttcaaattaaataaactggtGAGCCCAATCAAAGAATCTTGCACAACCATAAAAACTTGTGTTCAAGCATTGGATGATAAAGGATGGATTGCATCGAATCTTTCCTATTCAGAGGAATCATACACTCCAGACGAGCTGGACATGCTGGTCTCCTGCGCTCGAAACCTCGTTGAAGATGTCCGACAAGTCACTTCTCTCATTCAGGGAAATTCTacacttttgtttaaaagtgaACAAAGTACTTGTGAGAAATCTAAACCACCTGTAGCACCTAAACCCAACATAAAAGCCAAGCCACCCATTTCTGCAAAGCCAGGCACCAAATTGCAACAAAGGCCTCTACCGCCAACTCCTCAAAACAACGCCCTGAAGTCTCAGTTAAGCGGagaatatttcaatgaatatgaTTACGTAAATCTGGAATCCAAAGAAACTGTGGAGAAGGAAAACGAATCCATAAAAGCGACCCTATCCAAGGAGATGTCTCAGAATTTTGATGAGCTTGTCAAACAGTCTGAGGTTCTCGTTGTCAGCCACACAGAGGTGGTCCTAGATAAAGTCTCTCCCCTAGATCCGAAGGATGTGCAGTTATTGTCATTTTACAGTGTGCAGCTAGAAACACATATCACGCATTTAACTAAAGCCATTGATGCCTTTCTAATGACTATTAAGAATAACCAACCTCCCAAAGTATTCGTAGGACATAGCAAGTTTATTATTATAGGTGCGCACAAACTTGTCTACATTGGTGATACTGTGCACCGCAACTTAAGTAACTCCGAGCTCAAGACGCAAGTTATGCAAAATTCAAATAGCCTATGTGACTCTCTCAAAACTTTAGTAGTAAGTACAAAGAAAGCAGCCGCAGACTTTCCGTCTGTAGTCGCCGTTCAAGAAATGGTAGACAGCGTAGTAGATGTTTCTCATCTAGCAAATAATCTTAAACTATCTATTGTGCAAGCTTCGTAA
- the LOC107454695 gene encoding breast cancer anti-estrogen resistance protein 1 isoform X2: MYDSTGLGTDNSLSLRRSWASNPNKVITPQKIGGVYLYDVPPGTKLTEKTPIPRYSPSGSYDIPLSSKPILNEAYDEPRPHNVRPPPIPTVYDSPKTNVPVSANEPVVANDPISDQISTYDVPKPSDKDLQPSHIITISDNYDVPPSLCKNSPSLYDGRAFSRSSNSTSGSSSFRSPSGSHSSIETLSLSSVGGGSNRSSLEQHPNDVYDIPPEPQPVLRLPHQSSLSQETYDVPSNNMPAQIIDPKQMKTPVVLDGVYDIPPQAMRDTCPVPKTDVVDSCCQITVAANKPSEEKEFVSIVPECAEMLLDRESAVELLMKHHQEVQSSISKLFSFVSTTWRKYENMNNKLPEIQVTCHKLQSSIVDLFNFFQGALANSAHAADKSLCFKLNKLVSPIKESCTTIKTCVQALDDKGWIASNLSYSEESYTPDELDMLVSCARNLVEDVRQVTSLIQGNSTLLFKSEQSTCEKSKPPVAPKPNIKAKPPISAKPGTKLQQRPLPPTPQNNALKSQLSGEYFNEYDYVNLESKETVEKENESIKATLSKEMSQNFDELVKQSEVLVVSHTEVVLDKVSPLDPKDVQLLSFYSVQLETHITHLTKAIDAFLMTIKNNQPPKVFVGHSKFIIIGAHKLVYIGDTVHRNLSNSELKTQVMQNSNSLCDSLKTLVVSTKKAAADFPSVVAVQEMVDSVVDVSHLANNLKLSIVQAS, from the exons ATGTATGACTCAACAGGACTTGGCACAGATAATTCACTTTCTCTGCGTAGAAGCTGGGCATCAAATCCCAATAAG gtTATTACCCCACAAAAGATTGGCGGTGTTTACTTATACGATGTTCCTCCTGGAACGAAATTAACCGAAAAGACTCCAATTCCACGCTACAGCCCTTCAG GAAGCTACGACATTCCTCTGAGCtcaaaaccaattttaaatgaagcataTGATGAACCAAGGCCTCATAATGTAAGACCACCACCCATTCCGACTGTTTATGATTCACCCAAAACAAATGTGCCTGTTTCTGCTAACGAACCTGTTGTAGCAAACGATCCAATCTCGGATCAAATTAGCACTTACGATGTTCCCAAGCCTTCAGATAAAGATTTGCAACCTTCTCATATTATAACTATATCCGACAATTATGATGTTCCCCCTTCTCTTTGTAAAAACAGCCCATCATTGTATGATGGGAGGGCATTCAGTCGCTCCAGCAACTCGACATCGGGCAGCTCGTCTTTCCGGTCACCCTCTGGGAGTCATTCCAGTATAGAGACTTTGTCGCTTTCAAGTGTGGGTGGAGGATCAAACAGATCCAGTCTGGAGCAGCATCCGAATGACGTGTACGATATTCCCCCTGAGCCGCAACCTGTGCTCCGTTTGCCTCATCAAAGTTCTTTATCACAAGAGACCTATGATGTACCGTCAAATAATATGCCTGCACAAATAATTGACccaaaacaaatgaaaaccCCAGTTGTCCTTGATGGTGTATACGACATACCACCTCAAGCAATGCGAGACACGTGCCCTGTACCCAAGACAGATGTTGTTGATTCTTGTTGTCAGATTACTGTCGCTGCAAATAAACCTTCTGAAGAGAAAGAATTTGTAAGCATCGTTCCAGAATGTGCAGAAATGCTATTGGATCGTGAATCGGCTGTGGAACTCCTCATGAAACATCATCAAGAAGTTCAAAGCTCGATTTCGAAGCTTTTCAGCTTTGTGAGTACAACTTGGCGAAAATATGAaaacatgaataataaattacccGAGATCCAAGTCACCTGTCACAAACTCCAAAGCTCTATAGTagatttgttcaattttttccaGGGTGCTTTAGCAAATTCTGCCCACGCTGCTGATAAGTCTCTTtgcttcaaattaaataaactggtGAGCCCAATCAAAGAATCTTGCACAACCATAAAAACTTGTGTTCAAGCATTGGATGATAAAGGATGGATTGCATCGAATCTTTCCTATTCAGAGGAATCATACACTCCAGACGAGCTGGACATGCTGGTCTCCTGCGCTCGAAACCTCGTTGAAGATGTCCGACAAGTCACTTCTCTCATTCAGGGAAATTCTacacttttgtttaaaagtgaACAAAGTACTTGTGAGAAATCTAAACCACCTGTAGCACCTAAACCCAACATAAAAGCCAAGCCACCCATTTCTGCAAAGCCAGGCACCAAATTGCAACAAAGGCCTCTACCGCCAACTCCTCAAAACAACGCCCTGAAGTCTCAGTTAAGCGGagaatatttcaatgaatatgaTTACGTAAATCTGGAATCCAAAGAAACTGTGGAGAAGGAAAACGAATCCATAAAAGCGACCCTATCCAAGGAGATGTCTCAGAATTTTGATGAGCTTGTCAAACAGTCTGAGGTTCTCGTTGTCAGCCACACAGAGGTGGTCCTAGATAAAGTCTCTCCCCTAGATCCGAAGGATGTGCAGTTATTGTCATTTTACAGTGTGCAGCTAGAAACACATATCACGCATTTAACTAAAGCCATTGATGCCTTTCTAATGACTATTAAGAATAACCAACCTCCCAAAGTATTCGTAGGACATAGCAAGTTTATTATTATAGGTGCGCACAAACTTGTCTACATTGGTGATACTGTGCACCGCAACTTAAGTAACTCCGAGCTCAAGACGCAAGTTATGCAAAATTCAAATAGCCTATGTGACTCTCTCAAAACTTTAGTAGTAAGTACAAAGAAAGCAGCCGCAGACTTTCCGTCTGTAGTCGCCGTTCAAGAAATGGTAGACAGCGTAGTAGATGTTTCTCATCTAGCAAATAATCTTAAACTATCTATTGTGCAAGCTTCGTAA